The Pantoea vagans genome includes a window with the following:
- a CDS encoding VOC family protein — MKDGDIIQIAHLVEDLDAAMQHYWEAFNMGPWDIYTYGPHNIKNSMYRGQPAEHIYKIAVCWINGIQMELMQPVSGYSIYDEYIEKHGYGLHHLKLYFADCEQALKTYQARGYDVVQSGNIGDDVFYYLDTEERFQGAVIEIGNAGSIPEPERRYPA, encoded by the coding sequence ATGAAAGACGGTGACATCATTCAGATTGCCCATCTGGTCGAGGATCTTGATGCGGCGATGCAGCACTACTGGGAAGCTTTCAATATGGGACCCTGGGATATTTACACCTATGGTCCGCACAACATTAAAAACTCGATGTATCGCGGCCAGCCCGCAGAGCATATCTACAAAATCGCCGTGTGCTGGATCAACGGTATTCAGATGGAGTTGATGCAGCCGGTTTCCGGTTACAGCATCTACGACGAATACATTGAAAAACACGGCTACGGCTTGCACCACCTCAAACTCTACTTCGCCGATTGTGAACAGGCGCTCAAAACCTACCAGGCACGCGGCTATGACGTGGTGCAGAGCGGCAATATCGGCGATGACGTTTTCTATTACCTCGATACCGAGGAGCGTTTTCAGGGTGCCGTGATCGAAATCGGTAACGCTGGCTCCATTCCTGAACCTGAACGGCGCTATCCCGCCTGA
- a CDS encoding ABC transporter permease, producing MKTYTPARLRFSAIIAENLSLYVVLIAVFVLMFVLNGEKFIRPQNLISMAYQLPIVGLLAIGMMISMLSGGINLSIISTANLNGIIIALCLQTFSAQGMKLAGGELVLLAVLLGFIACLLVGVINGLLISILKIPDILVTLGTMTLIAGLNVVLTRGYTLSGFPDSLLNIGNGVSFGIPNALILFVVAAIVASVILNKTRFGFSLYMMGSNATAAQYANVNLVKITVMQYVFSSTFAALTSLVMMGQLNSVKASYADSYLLVAVLAAFLGKVSPFGGFGRVSGVVLAVIILQMISSGLNLLRLDPFMITATWGAIIIAIVVCRGLFSQIRQRLGK from the coding sequence ATGAAAACTTACACCCCTGCGCGTTTGCGTTTCAGCGCGATCATTGCGGAGAATCTGTCACTGTATGTGGTGCTGATTGCCGTATTTGTGCTGATGTTCGTGCTCAACGGCGAGAAATTTATCCGCCCACAAAACCTGATATCAATGGCCTATCAATTACCGATTGTGGGACTACTGGCGATTGGCATGATGATCTCGATGCTGTCGGGCGGCATTAATCTCTCGATCATTTCAACGGCCAATCTCAATGGCATCATTATCGCGCTGTGCCTGCAGACTTTCTCTGCGCAGGGGATGAAACTGGCGGGAGGTGAACTGGTGCTACTGGCGGTGTTACTGGGTTTTATCGCCTGTCTGCTGGTGGGGGTGATCAATGGCTTGCTGATCTCGATCCTCAAGATCCCGGATATTCTGGTGACGCTGGGTACCATGACGTTAATCGCGGGTCTGAATGTGGTGCTTACGCGGGGATATACGTTGTCTGGTTTTCCTGATTCACTGTTGAATATTGGCAATGGCGTGAGTTTCGGTATCCCTAATGCGTTGATTCTGTTTGTGGTGGCGGCCATTGTGGCATCGGTGATCCTTAACAAAACCCGCTTTGGTTTTAGCCTCTACATGATGGGATCAAACGCAACAGCGGCACAGTACGCCAACGTCAATCTGGTCAAAATCACCGTGATGCAGTATGTGTTTTCATCTACCTTTGCGGCGTTGACCTCGTTGGTGATGATGGGGCAACTCAACTCCGTTAAAGCCAGCTATGCGGATTCCTACCTGCTGGTGGCCGTGCTGGCCGCGTTTCTTGGTAAGGTTAGTCCCTTCGGCGGATTTGGACGGGTTTCCGGTGTGGTGCTGGCGGTAATTATCCTGCAGATGATCTCCAGTGGCCTCAACTTGCTCCGCCTCGATCCTTTCATGATCACCGCTACCTGGGGCGCAATTATTATCGCCATCGTGGTCTGCCGCGGTTTATTCTCACAGATTAGGCAGCGGTTGGGGAAGTGA
- a CDS encoding autoinducer 2 ABC transporter substrate-binding protein, whose amino-acid sequence MMKTRNALTLALMLSVTSLCAALPAQAADEYTMVGIPKLRSAWFNDYETGLKKAAKDFKIDAYQQAPASADEAQQVRIIEDSITQGANALLVVPNNASSVEPVFNRARGQKIVVITHESVNQPGADYDVEMIENEKFGRYMMDEFAKHAGGKGEFAIYVGSLTVPAHNTWADAAIKEMKEKYPDMKLVSDRFPVSEDRNASRQKTLELLSTYPDLKGVLAFGSQGGPGAAQALREKGLVGKLTVIGTTSPKESATFLKDGSLTESILWSPGEASYAMAYIAKMVLDGKRDQIKQGLEIPTLGVPTISGQNIIFDKPLTVTKDNYSKYDF is encoded by the coding sequence ATGATGAAAACGCGTAACGCCCTCACGCTGGCTCTGATGCTGAGCGTCACTTCACTTTGTGCCGCTCTGCCTGCGCAGGCCGCAGATGAATACACCATGGTCGGGATTCCGAAACTGCGTTCGGCCTGGTTTAACGACTATGAAACCGGGCTGAAGAAAGCAGCGAAGGATTTCAAGATCGATGCTTACCAGCAAGCCCCGGCTTCGGCAGATGAAGCACAGCAGGTGCGTATTATTGAAGACAGTATCACCCAAGGCGCGAATGCCTTGCTGGTGGTGCCCAATAATGCCAGTTCCGTAGAGCCGGTATTTAACCGTGCACGCGGGCAGAAAATTGTGGTGATCACCCATGAGTCGGTGAACCAACCCGGTGCCGATTATGATGTTGAGATGATTGAGAACGAGAAGTTTGGTCGCTACATGATGGACGAGTTCGCCAAACATGCCGGTGGTAAAGGGGAATTCGCCATCTATGTGGGTTCGCTGACGGTGCCAGCGCATAACACCTGGGCGGATGCGGCGATCAAAGAGATGAAAGAGAAGTACCCCGATATGAAACTGGTCTCAGACCGCTTCCCGGTCAGTGAGGACCGCAACGCCTCGCGTCAGAAAACCCTGGAGTTACTCTCAACCTATCCCGATCTGAAAGGGGTCCTGGCCTTTGGCAGCCAGGGTGGGCCTGGTGCGGCACAGGCGCTGCGTGAAAAAGGCCTGGTCGGCAAACTGACGGTGATTGGTACCACATCGCCGAAAGAGAGCGCCACCTTCCTGAAGGACGGTTCGCTAACCGAGTCTATCTTGTGGAGCCCAGGCGAAGCCTCGTATGCCATGGCCTACATCGCCAAAATGGTACTGGATGGCAAGCGTGACCAGATCAAACAAGGTCTGGAGATCCCGACGCTGGGTGTACCGACTATCAGCGGGCAAAACATCATTTTTGATAAGCCGTTGACCGTCACTAAAGACAATTACAGCAAATACGATTTTTGA
- a CDS encoding SIS domain-containing protein has translation MSQYAALVEKVINENRDTLQAVDPAQIDQLITEIRQAKTIQLYAMGRMQLSVRGFAMRLKHMGFDSYVVYDTTSPYLGKGDLLIVHCAVTNVELNIIKLAKEAGARIVLLTAHPENEHGQYADLAVRVPGQIFGGDQEIPSIQPMSTLLEQALFLFTDIVTMMLIEQCGIEMEAMKASHTNLEGLPHKFA, from the coding sequence ATGTCTCAATACGCAGCACTGGTAGAGAAGGTCATCAATGAAAACCGCGACACCCTGCAGGCCGTCGATCCCGCTCAAATAGACCAACTGATCACTGAAATTCGCCAAGCCAAAACTATCCAGCTTTACGCCATGGGCCGCATGCAACTCTCGGTACGCGGCTTTGCCATGCGCTTGAAGCACATGGGCTTTGACAGTTACGTCGTCTACGACACCACTTCGCCCTATCTCGGCAAGGGTGACCTGCTGATCGTGCACTGTGCCGTCACTAACGTTGAACTCAACATCATCAAACTGGCGAAAGAAGCGGGTGCGCGCATCGTGTTACTGACCGCGCATCCGGAGAACGAACATGGGCAGTACGCGGATTTGGCCGTGCGCGTGCCCGGGCAAATCTTTGGGGGCGATCAAGAGATCCCATCAATCCAACCGATGTCGACGTTGCTGGAACAGGCGCTTTTCCTGTTCACCGATATCGTCACCATGATGCTGATTGAACAGTGCGGTATCGAAATGGAGGCGATGAAAGCCAGTCACACCAACCTTGAAGGTTTGCCGCACAAGTTTGCTTAA
- a CDS encoding cupin domain-containing protein — protein sequence MISKENAPHYIWGGNCDGWTLLERQDMLVIHERMPASSAEQRHYHSVSRQFFFVLSGELTMELQGEYHRLQAQQGIEIPPDAPHQARNDSASPVEFLVISHPTTRGDRTNF from the coding sequence ATGATTTCTAAAGAGAATGCACCACATTATATTTGGGGCGGCAATTGTGATGGCTGGACGCTGCTTGAGCGCCAGGACATGCTGGTGATCCATGAAAGAATGCCGGCAAGCAGTGCCGAACAGCGTCATTACCACTCTGTATCTCGTCAGTTTTTCTTTGTATTGAGCGGTGAGCTGACGATGGAATTACAGGGCGAATATCACCGATTGCAGGCACAGCAAGGGATTGAAATTCCTCCTGACGCGCCACATCAGGCGCGTAATGATTCAGCATCCCCGGTGGAGTTTTTGGTGATCTCTCATCCGACGACCCGTGGCGACCGTACGAATTTTTGA
- a CDS encoding substrate-binding domain-containing protein — protein sequence MAKSGKLDRVYHELTRRIQRGDYANGERLPTELMLCAELDVSRPTLSRALARLREEGMISSTQGSGHYITWSDVAYPAELPPAIALGILSPRMEANESGFLFEQIFKSIAALSQQFNFDLVWNGVMTLGAGATRQAIINKIDGVIERYQRSGVKGVFFIPIEFHPFAAEINQLILSKLERDGMSVVLLDSDVVRWPARSRWDLIGIDNVGAGMLMTRHLLADHPRRIDFLCERFSANTVHMRMLGYQLALLEAGVALQPSWQHEGELNQPDFITELLASGARDVVCANDFTAMKLLSLCSQQGVKINVVGFDDNEYSALLGIPLTTWKQPFNAIGHNAVVAMMHRLQNPDASPIHTIAQGELIVRASCHSVKPKN from the coding sequence ATGGCGAAATCGGGCAAACTGGATCGCGTTTACCACGAACTAACACGGCGTATTCAACGCGGTGATTATGCCAACGGGGAACGTCTGCCAACGGAATTGATGCTCTGTGCAGAGTTGGATGTATCACGCCCGACACTCTCTCGTGCCCTTGCCCGCCTGCGGGAAGAAGGCATGATCAGCAGTACGCAAGGATCGGGGCATTACATTACCTGGTCTGATGTCGCTTATCCCGCTGAACTGCCCCCTGCCATTGCCCTAGGCATCCTTTCTCCACGCATGGAAGCTAACGAAAGTGGATTCCTGTTTGAGCAGATCTTTAAATCCATCGCCGCCCTGTCACAGCAATTCAACTTTGATTTAGTGTGGAATGGCGTCATGACCTTAGGCGCTGGCGCCACGCGTCAGGCGATTATCAATAAGATCGATGGGGTGATTGAGCGTTACCAGCGTAGTGGCGTAAAAGGGGTGTTTTTTATCCCGATTGAGTTTCATCCTTTTGCGGCTGAAATCAATCAGTTGATCCTGAGTAAACTCGAACGTGATGGCATGAGTGTGGTGCTGCTCGACAGTGATGTAGTGCGCTGGCCGGCACGCAGTCGTTGGGACTTAATTGGCATTGATAATGTGGGTGCCGGCATGCTGATGACACGCCATTTACTGGCCGACCACCCACGACGTATTGATTTTCTCTGTGAACGTTTTTCCGCCAACACGGTTCATATGCGCATGCTCGGTTACCAGCTCGCACTGTTGGAGGCTGGCGTGGCGCTGCAACCCAGCTGGCAGCATGAAGGGGAACTTAATCAGCCCGACTTTATTACCGAACTACTGGCAAGCGGCGCGCGCGATGTGGTCTGCGCCAATGATTTCACCGCCATGAAGTTGCTCTCTTTGTGCAGTCAACAAGGTGTGAAAATAAACGTCGTCGGATTTGATGACAACGAGTATTCCGCGCTGCTTGGCATCCCACTCACCACGTGGAAACAGCCCTTTAACGCCATTGGACATAATGCGGTGGTGGCGATGATGCATCGGCTGCAAAATCCTGATGCCAGCCCAATACACACCATAGCCCAGGGCGAACTGATCGTGCGGGCTTCATGCCACAGCGTTAAACCCAAAAATTAA
- a CDS encoding sugar ABC transporter ATP-binding protein: protein MQFLSVANVTKKFGGVTALNDVSFDINEGEIHGLVGENGCGKSTLMKIIAGVEARDRGTLTVKNQSVQRFTAMDAVKQGIGIIYQDLSLFPNLTVLENIYISQMLNDRKALVHSRTYQENVEKIIAQLGIRLDLDATVDELPIAKQQLVAIARALVNESKLIILDEPTTALTRSEINSLFAILRQLKQQGIAFIFISHKLNELLEICDRVTVMRDGKVIDCQPTAQLTSGDIENLMLGYALTFETRQSSASQDVLLSVRHLSKRNSFQDVSFDLHKGEVLGIAGLLGAGRTELAMALFGVEPAQSGEIYLQGQRVEINSIHTAVKNGIAYVPEDRLAQGLVMEQSIAANAAICTLDHYLTPMRLLNGRKMRETVEGLLKGMQVKYGSQDQPIRMLSGGNQQKVVLAKWLAMRPQVFILDSPTVGIDVGAKNYIYQTVKAKAQEGMGIIFISDELPELLANCDRIIMMQRGRLGKSWRSDEIDNETLQREIERQ, encoded by the coding sequence ATGCAGTTTTTGTCCGTGGCAAATGTCACGAAAAAATTCGGTGGTGTCACTGCGCTTAATGACGTCAGCTTTGACATCAATGAAGGTGAAATACATGGACTGGTGGGTGAGAACGGTTGCGGCAAATCGACCCTGATGAAAATCATCGCCGGGGTTGAAGCGCGCGATCGTGGCACCTTGACCGTGAAAAACCAATCCGTGCAGCGTTTCACCGCCATGGACGCGGTCAAGCAAGGCATTGGCATCATCTATCAGGACCTGTCGCTGTTCCCAAACCTTACGGTGCTGGAAAACATCTACATCAGCCAGATGCTCAATGACCGTAAAGCGCTGGTGCACAGCCGTACCTACCAAGAGAATGTCGAAAAAATCATTGCTCAGCTGGGCATTCGGCTTGATCTCGATGCCACGGTGGATGAACTGCCGATTGCCAAACAGCAACTGGTGGCGATTGCGCGTGCGCTGGTGAATGAGTCGAAACTGATCATCCTGGATGAGCCGACCACCGCGCTGACGCGCAGTGAAATCAATAGCCTGTTTGCCATTCTGCGTCAGCTGAAACAGCAGGGTATTGCCTTTATTTTTATCAGCCACAAACTCAATGAACTGCTGGAAATCTGTGACAGGGTCACCGTCATGCGCGATGGCAAAGTCATTGATTGCCAACCTACCGCGCAACTCACCAGCGGTGATATCGAAAATCTGATGCTGGGTTACGCGCTAACCTTTGAAACCCGCCAATCCAGCGCCTCGCAGGATGTTCTGCTCAGCGTTCGCCATCTCAGCAAACGCAATAGTTTCCAGGACGTGAGCTTCGATCTACACAAAGGTGAAGTGCTGGGCATCGCAGGATTGCTGGGTGCCGGTCGCACCGAACTGGCAATGGCGCTCTTTGGCGTCGAGCCGGCGCAAAGCGGGGAAATTTATCTGCAGGGGCAGCGTGTCGAGATCAACAGCATTCATACGGCGGTGAAAAACGGGATTGCCTACGTGCCAGAAGATCGTCTGGCTCAAGGTTTGGTGATGGAGCAGAGCATCGCCGCCAATGCCGCCATTTGCACACTCGACCACTATCTGACGCCCATGCGGTTATTGAACGGCCGCAAGATGCGCGAAACGGTTGAGGGTTTACTCAAAGGCATGCAGGTGAAATACGGCAGCCAGGACCAACCCATTCGGATGCTTTCGGGCGGCAATCAGCAAAAAGTGGTGCTGGCAAAGTGGCTGGCGATGCGACCACAGGTGTTCATTCTGGACAGTCCGACCGTGGGCATTGATGTCGGCGCCAAAAATTATATTTATCAAACCGTCAAAGCCAAAGCTCAGGAAGGCATGGGCATCATTTTCATCTCTGATGAGCTGCCAGAACTGCTGGCCAACTGTGATCGCATCATCATGATGCAGCGCGGAAGGCTGGGAAAAAGCTGGCGAAGTGATGAGATTGATAATGAAACGCTGCAACGTGAGATCGAGCGGCAATAA
- a CDS encoding sugar-binding transcriptional regulator, producing MKPAPTPAERDDSLALRAAWLHYVGGLTQAEVAKRLGLPSVKTHRMIARMVAEGAVKVSIDGDIVACVALEDQLREKHGLTFCHVAPDLGEEGLPVRALGMAGADYLRNLLSAQPAITLGLGHGRTLSAAIHQLPRIDAPHMRFVSLLGCLTRNYALNPHDVMHRIAEKTGAQAYMMPVPFFANTQEDREVLLKQRGVSEVFAMAAQSEVKLVGIGTVEPAAQLVEAGMIDEAEINDISRSGAVGELLGHFFDAHGQMIHSSLTARTLSVELDLTHRAEIVALAGGASKVAAIRAVLASGLVTGLITDELTAQALLAE from the coding sequence ATGAAACCGGCTCCAACCCCCGCTGAACGCGATGATTCTCTGGCCCTGCGTGCCGCCTGGTTGCACTACGTTGGCGGCTTAACGCAAGCTGAAGTCGCTAAACGCCTGGGATTACCCTCGGTCAAAACCCATCGCATGATTGCGCGCATGGTGGCGGAAGGTGCGGTAAAAGTCTCGATTGATGGCGATATCGTGGCGTGCGTCGCGCTTGAGGACCAACTACGTGAAAAGCATGGACTGACATTTTGCCACGTCGCCCCCGACCTCGGAGAAGAAGGCTTACCGGTTCGCGCGCTGGGCATGGCCGGTGCGGATTACCTGCGTAACCTGCTCAGCGCGCAACCCGCTATTACGCTCGGCCTGGGACACGGGCGTACCCTCTCCGCCGCCATTCATCAGCTGCCGCGCATCGACGCTCCCCATATGCGTTTTGTTTCGCTGCTCGGATGTTTGACGCGCAATTACGCGCTGAACCCGCACGATGTGATGCACCGTATCGCCGAAAAAACCGGTGCACAGGCCTACATGATGCCAGTGCCCTTTTTTGCCAATACGCAGGAAGACCGCGAAGTGCTGTTGAAACAGCGCGGCGTCAGCGAAGTGTTTGCCATGGCGGCGCAGAGTGAGGTGAAACTGGTGGGTATTGGCACCGTAGAACCCGCTGCACAGCTGGTGGAAGCAGGGATGATCGATGAAGCCGAGATCAACGATATCTCACGTTCTGGCGCGGTAGGAGAATTATTGGGCCATTTCTTTGACGCGCACGGCCAAATGATTCACTCCAGCCTGACGGCGCGCACGCTGTCAGTTGAACTGGATCTTACCCATCGCGCGGAGATTGTGGCGTTAGCCGGCGGTGCAAGCAAGGTTGCGGCGATTCGCGCCGTGCTGGCAAGCGGCTTAGTGACCGGGTTAATTACCGATGAATTAACGGCGCAGGCGCTACTTGCGGAGTAG
- a CDS encoding GNAT family N-acetyltransferase encodes MLLDILSKRLQYRQINAEDWPFFLALQQDDQVMQFVADPKPEAVIRRERFEVRLPQWHTDSSHWLCLVMMEKGSVVPLGVTGFIDRGDGIAEVGFMLATSAQGKGFGAESLRDISQFALMDVGYRKLVATVTAGNQASRRTLLKVGFQQEGTLRKSYFLGGEWRDDWLFGLLAEEFHAELLRK; translated from the coding sequence ATGCTCTTAGACATCCTTTCTAAACGACTACAGTATCGCCAAATCAACGCTGAAGATTGGCCCTTTTTCCTGGCGCTGCAGCAAGATGATCAGGTCATGCAATTTGTTGCTGATCCAAAGCCTGAAGCCGTCATCCGTCGCGAAAGGTTCGAGGTGCGTTTGCCGCAGTGGCATACAGACAGTTCGCATTGGCTGTGCCTGGTGATGATGGAAAAGGGCAGCGTTGTGCCACTTGGCGTGACAGGCTTTATTGACCGCGGTGATGGCATCGCTGAGGTTGGGTTTATGCTGGCAACCTCCGCGCAAGGCAAAGGTTTTGGCGCGGAATCCCTGCGCGATATCAGTCAGTTTGCATTGATGGATGTAGGCTACCGCAAGTTGGTTGCTACGGTCACCGCGGGCAATCAAGCGTCGCGCAGGACGCTGCTGAAAGTAGGATTTCAGCAGGAGGGTACTCTGCGCAAAAGCTATTTTCTTGGCGGTGAGTGGCGGGATGACTGGCTGTTTGGTTTGTTAGCTGAGGAATTTCACGCGGAGCTACTCCGCAAGTAG
- a CDS encoding DNA-binding transcriptional regulator YciT, with translation MNARHQHIIQLVSERGSVSVNELAQTTGVSEVTVRQDLNLLEKGGFLRRVHGSAVAPESDDVGARMQTRFAVKKRLAEYAASLVNAGDTVFIEGGSTNALLARELSDRSDITIITVSHYIAGLLREKGGDVIILGGLFQKSSESVVGPLTRLCIQHLNFHKAFIGIDGWDAVTGFTGRDMLRCDVVNAIMDKQTHTIALTDASKFGQIHPYALAPTQPFKQVVTDAGLSAEYQKALREQGIVLSLV, from the coding sequence ATGAACGCACGTCATCAGCACATTATCCAACTGGTCAGCGAGCGCGGCAGCGTGAGCGTCAATGAACTGGCGCAAACCACCGGCGTCTCGGAAGTTACCGTGCGTCAGGACTTGAACCTGCTAGAAAAGGGCGGTTTTCTGCGCCGCGTGCACGGTTCTGCCGTGGCGCCAGAAAGTGATGACGTGGGCGCACGTATGCAAACGCGTTTTGCCGTGAAAAAACGTCTTGCTGAGTACGCTGCATCGCTGGTGAATGCGGGAGACACCGTCTTTATTGAAGGTGGAAGCACCAATGCACTGTTGGCGCGTGAACTCAGCGATCGCAGCGATATCACCATTATTACCGTCAGCCATTATATCGCCGGTTTACTGCGGGAAAAGGGCGGCGATGTGATCATCCTGGGCGGTCTGTTTCAGAAAAGCAGCGAGTCGGTGGTGGGACCGCTGACTCGCCTCTGCATTCAGCACCTCAATTTCCATAAAGCCTTTATCGGGATTGATGGCTGGGATGCGGTGACCGGGTTTACCGGTCGCGATATGCTGCGATGCGATGTCGTCAACGCGATCATGGACAAACAGACTCACACCATTGCGCTCACGGACGCATCGAAATTTGGTCAGATTCATCCTTATGCACTGGCACCGACTCAACCTTTCAAACAGGTAGTGACGGATGCAGGATTGAGTGCGGAGTATCAAAAAGCGTTGCGGGAACAAGGCATAGTGTTGAGCCTGGTGTGA
- a CDS encoding DUF1479 domain-containing protein gives MNTIFTSEQQPEDFKTNVRLMKKVLREQIGDVEGLFEQVRSKIVSELQAARAEEAQNGTAWPQVTAQDIAEGRVSDEVKNHIRRRGCVVVKQTFKRDQALAWDESMLKYLDDNDFDQVYKGPGDNFFGNLDASRPEIYPIYWSDAQMSARQSDAMAKTQSFLNRLWIFESNGTRWFDPDVSIIYPDRIRRRLPGTTSKGLGAHTDSGALERWLLPAYQQVFGKIFNNQFDQYDPWDAAHRTQVNEYQAGTTTKCSVFRTFQGWTALSDMQLGQGLLHVVPVPEAMAYLLLRPLLKDVPEDELCGVAPGKVLPVSEKWHPELIQGLCSIPAMEAGDSVWWHCDVIHSVAPVEDQQGWGNVMYIPAAPLCDKNAAYASQVAQALATGVSPGDFPKEDYEASWRDRFTPEALNANGRRSLGLG, from the coding sequence ATGAACACTATCTTTACCTCAGAACAACAACCCGAAGATTTCAAAACCAACGTGCGTCTGATGAAAAAGGTCCTCAGAGAGCAAATCGGTGATGTCGAGGGGCTATTTGAGCAAGTCAGAAGCAAAATTGTCAGTGAACTTCAGGCCGCGCGGGCTGAAGAGGCGCAAAACGGCACAGCATGGCCGCAGGTAACCGCACAAGATATTGCAGAAGGCCGAGTAAGCGATGAGGTGAAAAATCATATTCGCCGCCGCGGTTGTGTGGTGGTCAAACAGACCTTCAAACGCGATCAGGCGCTGGCCTGGGATGAATCCATGCTCAAGTACCTCGACGACAACGATTTTGACCAGGTTTACAAAGGGCCGGGCGATAACTTCTTCGGTAACCTGGATGCGTCACGCCCGGAAATCTATCCGATTTACTGGAGCGATGCACAGATGTCGGCACGTCAAAGCGATGCCATGGCCAAAACTCAGTCGTTCCTCAATCGGCTGTGGATCTTCGAATCAAATGGCACACGCTGGTTTGATCCTGATGTCAGCATCATCTATCCCGATCGTATCCGTCGTCGTTTACCGGGTACTACCTCAAAAGGGCTGGGCGCACATACTGATTCCGGCGCGCTGGAGCGTTGGTTGCTGCCTGCGTACCAACAGGTGTTTGGCAAGATCTTCAACAATCAGTTCGATCAATATGATCCATGGGATGCGGCTCACCGCACGCAAGTGAATGAGTACCAGGCGGGCACCACTACTAAGTGTTCGGTATTCCGTACCTTCCAGGGCTGGACTGCACTGTCAGACATGCAATTGGGTCAGGGCCTGCTTCACGTGGTGCCAGTTCCAGAAGCGATGGCGTATTTGCTACTGCGCCCGTTATTGAAAGATGTGCCTGAAGATGAACTCTGTGGCGTTGCACCAGGCAAAGTGTTACCGGTTTCTGAAAAATGGCATCCAGAGTTGATTCAGGGACTGTGCTCGATTCCGGCGATGGAGGCGGGCGATTCCGTCTGGTGGCACTGTGACGTCATCCATTCCGTAGCACCGGTAGAGGACCAGCAAGGTTGGGGCAATGTGATGTATATTCCGGCGGCCCCTCTGTGTGATAAAAATGCAGCCTACGCCAGCCAAGTCGCGCAGGCGCTGGCAACCGGGGTTTCACCCGGAGATTTCCCGAAAGAGGATTATGAAGCCAGCTGGCGCGATCGCTTCACACCTGAGGCATTAAATGCCAACGGACGCCGTAGTCTCGGTTTAGGCTGA
- a CDS encoding ABC transporter permease, translated as MMKLLKARETLLLVLIVVLSIVITSINPNFISFDNLTDLLKSWTVLGIFALGVLLVLISGGFDVSFTAIAQVAQYVVVFWFLQLGLDNIWLAILCALILGALMGLLNGLIIYYFKITAIIVTIATNSLFYGALYVITQGDLIYDLPPSLLSLAEIKIFPLQAANGAWYGLSLVTCLWFALAIFLHLFLKHTVLGRSIYAVGGNALSAERVGFNLRRTTLFIYTFVGAISGFASIIQVSIVQTVIPNSIVGSELQVIAAVVLGGASVTGGRGSVAGTLLGVLLFAILSNSLTLLKVSPYYYNVFTGLVILFSVSLNALQILRQKRAQVRVVVEQ; from the coding sequence ATGATGAAACTGCTCAAAGCGCGAGAAACACTGCTGCTGGTGCTGATTGTGGTGTTGTCGATCGTGATCACCAGCATCAATCCCAATTTTATCAGCTTTGATAATCTGACCGATCTGCTGAAATCCTGGACGGTACTCGGCATCTTTGCGCTGGGCGTTTTGCTGGTACTGATTTCGGGCGGTTTTGATGTCTCCTTTACCGCCATTGCCCAGGTCGCTCAGTATGTGGTGGTATTTTGGTTCCTGCAGTTAGGACTCGATAATATCTGGCTGGCGATTCTGTGTGCGTTGATCCTCGGCGCATTGATGGGGCTGCTCAACGGCTTGATCATCTATTATTTCAAGATCACCGCGATTATCGTCACCATTGCCACCAACAGTCTGTTCTACGGTGCGCTTTATGTCATCACGCAAGGCGATCTCATCTACGATTTACCCCCTTCGTTGCTCAGTCTGGCGGAAATCAAAATATTCCCGCTGCAGGCGGCTAACGGCGCCTGGTACGGCTTGAGTCTGGTGACCTGTCTCTGGTTTGCCCTGGCAATATTTCTGCATCTGTTCCTCAAACACACCGTATTGGGCCGCAGCATTTACGCGGTGGGGGGCAACGCGCTGTCAGCCGAACGCGTCGGGTTCAACCTGCGTCGGACAACGCTATTCATTTATACCTTTGTCGGGGCCATTTCTGGTTTCGCCAGCATTATTCAGGTGTCGATTGTGCAGACAGTGATCCCCAACTCGATTGTGGGTTCTGAGTTGCAGGTTATTGCTGCAGTGGTGCTGGGGGGCGCATCGGTCACCGGCGGGCGCGGCAGTGTGGCGGGGACTTTACTGGGTGTCTTGCTGTTCGCCATTCTCAGCAACAGTCTGACGCTACTGAAAGTCTCGCCTTATTACTACAACGTCTTCACCGGGCTGGTGATTCTGTTCAGCGTGTCGCTGAATGCGCTGCAAATTCTGCGGCAGAAAAGGGCGCAGGTGCGTGTGGTGGTGGAGCAATGA